A genomic stretch from Maledivibacter sp. includes:
- a CDS encoding sulfotransferase: protein MEQQEIKTVVILGMHRSGTSMVTGILSKLGVDVGKRLLYPNAANPLGYFEDVDFFELNKQILRAAGGSWKAPPDIKDILAQRDEFSRPIRNLIKRKESKLWGWKDPRTSLTIELYLPFLTNAHFIVCHRDSKEVARSLAQRENWKIQRGIRLKKAYDERINSFFEKCNRLNRFDINYENIISNSEEAIDDIIGFLGIEVDNDKYEKTLKMILTPKDIQKLRNKTKKQLKSDYNLYWGNDS from the coding sequence GTGGAACAACAAGAAATAAAAACAGTGGTAATCTTAGGAATGCATAGAAGTGGTACTTCTATGGTGACTGGAATTTTAAGTAAGCTCGGCGTTGATGTAGGGAAAAGATTGCTTTATCCAAATGCAGCAAATCCCTTAGGCTACTTTGAAGATGTTGATTTTTTTGAATTGAATAAGCAAATTCTAAGGGCAGCTGGTGGTAGTTGGAAAGCACCACCAGATATAAAAGACATTTTGGCTCAAAGGGATGAGTTTAGCAGACCAATCCGTAATTTAATTAAAAGAAAAGAATCGAAGCTTTGGGGATGGAAGGATCCAAGAACCAGCTTAACTATAGAATTATATTTACCGTTTCTAACCAATGCCCATTTCATTGTGTGCCATCGTGATTCAAAGGAAGTAGCTAGATCACTTGCACAAAGGGAGAATTGGAAAATTCAAAGGGGTATCAGATTAAAAAAAGCTTATGATGAGAGAATTAATAGTTTTTTTGAAAAGTGCAATAGACTGAATAGGTTTGATATTAATTATGAAAATATAATATCAAATTCTGAAGAAGCAATTGATGATATCATCGGATTTCTTGGTATTGAAGTTGATAACGATAAATATGAAAAAACTCTTAAAATGATTTTAACTCCAAAGGATATACAAAAGTTAAGGAATAAAACTAAAAAACAATTAAAATCCGACTATAATTTATATTGGGGAAATGATTCATAG
- a CDS encoding glycosyltransferase codes for MHLLKKTIHSYIDTISVPFELIIIDNGSTDGSKGIIKKLCKNNPNCNSIFLPGNRGGRALNLGLKMAKAKLLHVSENDLTYKSGWDQKMLRAFRKIPKLGQLSLFAPFKKENTTKVVEGDCVIYIMNSNVGTSSMFRREIWDKGIRWDNIGSGYKFPNDYAFSKAVKEVGYLVARPDETVVINHGHQIDEYKRNISYYIENYRSKPWLGIQCLRNRLQRAGYKLVKNNSTQSGYDIVPIKKNK; via the coding sequence ATGCATCTATTAAAAAAGACTATTCATTCATATATAGACACGATTTCCGTTCCCTTTGAGTTAATAATTATAGATAATGGATCAACTGATGGATCTAAGGGGATCATCAAAAAGCTTTGTAAAAATAACCCTAATTGCAATTCTATTTTTTTACCAGGGAATAGGGGAGGAAGAGCGTTAAATCTTGGGCTAAAGATGGCAAAGGCTAAATTATTGCATGTTTCTGAAAATGATCTTACCTATAAATCTGGATGGGACCAAAAAATGTTGAGAGCTTTTAGAAAAATTCCTAAATTAGGTCAGCTATCCTTATTTGCACCATTCAAGAAAGAGAATACAACTAAGGTGGTAGAAGGGGACTGTGTAATCTATATTATGAATAGTAATGTGGGTACAAGTTCTATGTTTCGGCGAGAGATATGGGACAAAGGAATTAGATGGGACAATATAGGCTCAGGATATAAATTTCCTAATGATTATGCTTTTTCTAAAGCTGTAAAGGAAGTAGGATATCTTGTTGCTAGACCCGATGAGACTGTAGTAATAAATCACGGTCATCAAATAGATGAATATAAAAGGAATATTTCTTACTACATTGAAAACTACAGGTCTAAGCCCTGGCTAGGAATTCAGTGTCTGAGGAATCGTCTTCAAAGGGCAGGTTATAAACTAGTGAAAAATAATTCTACACAATCTGGATATGATATTGTTCCCATTAAAAAAAACAAATGA
- a CDS encoding glycosyltransferase family 2 protein: MNRFNLEMGNEDKLNKKENMNKRKNDKYNRILIKNKQILDDTLPSNPPMVSIVILNRNGAMFLNDFFNSFKENTIYKNYEIIIVDNGSTDKSISILRSESNILPLQIIRNKENKNFSQGCNQGAKHAKGDYILLINNDTQPTYGWLNEMVKCALRTSKAGAICPKILYPNNNKKNKALLVQQIGMTFKKDGKLFKPQFVGDGYKPYDDRVNKEEGRLAVSAAVLLVKKHIYFEVGGLDENYNYGYEDVDFSLELSKRGYVNMYCPTALIFHHLWGTQKKVDWDVILKRREKNIKIFHNKWAKWLKENINIESLG; encoded by the coding sequence ATGAATAGATTCAACTTGGAAATGGGAAACGAAGATAAATTAAATAAAAAGGAAAATATGAATAAAAGAAAAAATGATAAATATAATAGAATTCTCATAAAAAACAAACAAATTTTAGATGATACACTACCCTCTAATCCACCTATGGTTTCAATTGTAATCCTAAATAGAAATGGAGCCATGTTTTTAAATGATTTCTTTAATAGTTTTAAAGAAAATACCATTTATAAGAACTATGAAATCATAATTGTAGATAATGGGTCTACGGATAAATCAATTTCCATATTAAGAAGTGAGTCAAATATATTACCCCTACAAATTATTAGGAATAAGGAAAATAAAAATTTTTCACAGGGATGTAACCAGGGGGCAAAGCATGCAAAGGGAGATTATATCCTATTAATTAATAATGATACACAGCCTACCTATGGATGGTTAAATGAAATGGTGAAATGTGCTTTAAGGACATCTAAAGCAGGGGCTATCTGTCCTAAAATACTTTATCCCAATAATAATAAGAAAAATAAAGCTCTTTTGGTTCAGCAGATAGGAATGACCTTTAAAAAAGACGGTAAGCTTTTTAAACCTCAGTTTGTAGGCGATGGTTACAAACCATATGATGATAGGGTAAACAAAGAGGAAGGAAGACTCGCGGTTAGTGCAGCCGTGCTGCTAGTAAAAAAACATATATATTTTGAGGTTGGAGGATTAGATGAGAATTATAACTATGGATATGAAGATGTGGATTTTTCATTGGAGCTAAGCAAAAGAGGTTATGTGAACATGTACTGTCCAACAGCATTGATTTTCCATCATCTATGGGGAACACAGAAAAAAGTGGATTGGGATGTAATATTAAAAAGGCGAGAAAAAAATATTAAGATTTTTCATAATAAATGGGCTAAATGGCTAAAGGAGAATATAAATATAGAGAGTTTAGGGTGA
- a CDS encoding glycosyltransferase, with protein sequence MRQLEPIKKKKIVIKVPIPNWNVAHQWGEYHFALALIKQFRRKNWKASIQILPKWNSKEDGDCDVVMVLRGNSRYIPRKNQFNIMWNICHPDMVTISEYNRYDYVFVASKIWAQYLSPLCDVQVEALLQCTDPELFYSRENVRFNHELLFVGNSRFVYRKIIKDILPTQRDLAVYGDNWDWFIDRKYIKGIYISNKDLSEAYSSCKILLNDHWEDMREKGFLSNRLFDGFASGAFMISDNVNGSEEVFGDALITYETKEELEGLIDKYLEDGVSRTEKARKGYEIVTNNHTFERRVERIIEVIEKRIDM encoded by the coding sequence ATGAGACAATTAGAACCCATAAAAAAGAAAAAGATCGTTATAAAAGTACCTATACCAAATTGGAATGTGGCCCACCAATGGGGGGAATATCACTTTGCTTTAGCCCTTATAAAACAATTTCGCAGGAAAAATTGGAAAGCTTCAATTCAGATTCTACCCAAGTGGAATTCAAAGGAAGATGGAGACTGTGATGTGGTTATGGTATTAAGGGGGAATAGTAGATACATTCCAAGAAAAAATCAATTCAATATTATGTGGAATATATGCCATCCTGATATGGTAACGATTAGTGAATATAATAGATATGATTATGTTTTTGTAGCTTCAAAAATTTGGGCACAATATTTATCTCCCCTTTGTGATGTACAAGTAGAAGCATTATTACAATGTACTGACCCAGAACTTTTTTATTCAAGGGAAAATGTGAGATTTAATCATGAACTACTGTTTGTAGGTAATTCTAGATTTGTATATCGTAAAATAATTAAGGATATTTTGCCAACCCAAAGGGATTTAGCAGTATATGGAGATAATTGGGATTGGTTTATAGATAGGAAATATATCAAAGGAATATATATTTCAAATAAGGATTTAAGTGAAGCCTATTCCTCATGTAAAATATTACTTAATGATCATTGGGAGGATATGAGGGAAAAAGGCTTTTTGTCAAATAGATTATTTGACGGATTTGCATCGGGAGCTTTTATGATTTCTGATAATGTTAATGGAAGTGAAGAAGTATTTGGTGATGCACTAATTACCTATGAAACTAAAGAAGAGTTAGAGGGCTTGATAGATAAATATTTAGAGGATGGGGTTTCAAGAACAGAAAAGGCTCGTAAGGGATATGAAATAGTAACTAATAATCATACCTTTGAAAGGAGAGTGGAACGGATTATAGAGGTCATTGAAAAAAGAATAGATATGTAG
- the rfbC gene encoding dTDP-4-dehydrorhamnose 3,5-epimerase, which produces MGKFNFIETRIPDLFVVEPATFGDSRGFFMESYNSKDFIEAGLNMKFVQDNHSKSAKGVLRGLHFQKKHPQGKLVRVIMGSVYDVAVDLRKNSPTFGLYYGIILSETNKKMLYVPEGFAHGFLTLEDGTEFLYKVTDHWYQEDEGGLIWNDNDIGIAWPFEKYGINRDGLLLSEKDREWTTLRELDFYFSC; this is translated from the coding sequence ATGGGCAAGTTTAATTTTATTGAAACGAGAATACCTGATTTGTTTGTGGTTGAGCCAGCTACTTTTGGTGATAGCAGAGGATTTTTTATGGAAAGCTACAATTCAAAGGATTTTATTGAAGCGGGACTTAATATGAAATTTGTGCAAGATAATCATTCAAAATCAGCAAAGGGGGTATTAAGAGGACTTCATTTTCAAAAAAAACATCCACAAGGGAAATTAGTTAGAGTAATAATGGGAAGTGTATACGATGTAGCAGTTGATTTAAGGAAGAATTCACCTACATTTGGATTGTATTATGGGATAATCCTATCTGAAACAAATAAAAAGATGCTTTATGTTCCAGAGGGTTTTGCCCATGGCTTTTTAACATTAGAAGATGGTACAGAATTTCTATACAAGGTTACAGACCACTGGTATCAAGAAGATGAAGGTGGTTTGATTTGGAATGATAATGATATAGGAATTGCTTGGCCCTTTGAAAAATATGGAATTAACAGGGATGGACTGCTTCTTTCTGAGAAGGACAGGGAATGGACGACATTGAGGGAGCTAGATTTTTATTTTAGTTGCTAA
- the rfbD gene encoding dTDP-4-dehydrorhamnose reductase, which yields MKIALIGAQGQLGSDIIRANNEFCYEIISLNHRDIEITDFENSYSALKVIKPEVIINTAAFHNVEVCEKEVERAYRVNSIGARNLGVIANELNSKLVHISTDYVFDGIKKDTTTGYMEFHNPNPINIYGKSKLFGEELLKSVTNKYYILRTAWLYGDGGSKSKGGNFVRKMLELSKGQQELKVVDDQIGTPTNTYYLAKQILELIKYPYYGTYHATCEGNGTWYEFALEIFKAAKIKIIVNPVGTKEFQTIAQRPKNSVLENHMLKIQDLNIMPDWREALKEYMDKLLN from the coding sequence ATGAAAATAGCTTTAATAGGGGCTCAGGGTCAGCTAGGAAGTGACATTATAAGAGCAAATAATGAATTCTGCTATGAAATAATATCTTTAAACCACAGGGATATAGAGATTACTGATTTTGAAAACTCCTATAGTGCCTTAAAAGTAATAAAACCAGAAGTAATAATAAACACAGCCGCTTTTCATAATGTAGAAGTTTGTGAAAAAGAAGTAGAAAGGGCATATAGGGTAAATTCAATAGGGGCAAGAAATTTGGGAGTTATCGCAAATGAACTGAATTCAAAGCTTGTCCATATATCAACGGACTATGTGTTTGATGGTATAAAAAAGGATACTACTACTGGTTATATGGAATTTCATAATCCAAATCCAATAAATATATATGGTAAAAGCAAACTTTTTGGAGAGGAATTGCTAAAGAGCGTAACAAATAAATATTATATTTTAAGGACTGCATGGCTTTATGGAGATGGGGGGAGCAAATCAAAGGGGGGTAATTTTGTAAGGAAAATGCTAGAACTTTCAAAGGGACAACAGGAGCTAAAGGTGGTAGATGATCAGATTGGGACTCCAACAAACACATATTACTTAGCAAAACAGATATTAGAGTTGATAAAGTATCCATATTATGGAACATATCATGCAACTTGTGAGGGTAATGGCACTTGGTATGAATTTGCCCTGGAAATATTTAAGGCTGCTAAAATAAAAATTATAGTTAATCCCGTTGGAACAAAAGAGTTTCAAACAATTGCTCAAAGACCAAAAAATTCTGTTCTTGAAAATCATATGCTAAAGATTCAAGACTTGAATATTATGCCCGATTGGAGAGAAGCTTTAAAAGAATATATGGATAAATTGCTCAATTAA
- a CDS encoding SDR family oxidoreductase, with the protein MKKILVTGGAGYIGCILVRSLLERGYEVRVLDRLFFGKNALEDIENKIELVKGDIRDIGGEIFKDIDTVMDLAALSNDPSGELNPQKTLDINYLGRSRIAHLAKKEGVKRYILASSCSVYGFQKEILTEESSVNPLTTYAEANYLAENAVLSLANTNFTVTALRQATVFGFSYRMRFDLAVNGMIGAYNHLGKLKMLRDGTQWRPFIHVKDTARAFVMVMESDMEKINGEIFNVGTNDLNVQILELGKRVCRGISKSFEFDWYGDPDKRSYRVSFDKIKDELGYETKYEIEDGAREIWNAMEKGVISWDDPKTRTVNWYKMLIERNKHIKEVCRNGEIL; encoded by the coding sequence ATGAAAAAAATTCTTGTAACAGGAGGGGCTGGATATATAGGATGTATATTAGTAAGATCGCTATTAGAGAGGGGATATGAAGTAAGAGTTTTAGACAGGCTTTTTTTTGGAAAAAATGCCCTTGAAGATATAGAAAACAAAATAGAATTAGTTAAGGGTGATATAAGGGATATTGGTGGAGAAATATTTAAAGATATAGATACGGTAATGGATTTAGCTGCATTATCAAATGATCCATCGGGAGAATTAAATCCACAAAAGACCCTCGACATAAATTATCTTGGGAGGTCAAGAATCGCACATCTTGCTAAAAAAGAAGGGGTAAAAAGATATATACTTGCTAGTTCCTGTAGTGTGTATGGATTTCAGAAAGAAATCTTAACTGAAGAATCATCAGTAAATCCATTAACTACCTATGCTGAAGCAAATTACTTAGCTGAAAATGCTGTATTGTCCTTAGCTAATACCAATTTTACCGTTACAGCATTAAGACAGGCAACAGTATTTGGGTTTTCCTATAGAATGAGATTTGATCTTGCTGTAAATGGAATGATAGGGGCATATAATCATCTTGGGAAATTAAAAATGCTAAGGGATGGAACACAATGGAGACCATTTATACATGTAAAGGATACAGCTAGAGCCTTTGTAATGGTAATGGAGTCAGATATGGAGAAGATTAATGGAGAGATATTTAATGTAGGGACCAATGATCTAAATGTTCAAATATTGGAATTAGGGAAAAGAGTATGTAGGGGAATTAGTAAATCATTTGAATTTGACTGGTATGGAGATCCCGATAAGAGATCCTATAGGGTGAGTTTTGACAAAATAAAAGATGAATTAGGTTATGAGACTAAATATGAAATTGAAGACGGTGCAAGAGAAATATGGAACGCCATGGAAAAGGGAGTAATAAGCTGGGATGATCCTAAAACCAGGACTGTAAATTGGTATAAGATGCTTATAGAGCGGAATAAACATATAAAAGAAGTTTGTAGAAATGGAGAGATTTTATAA
- the rfbA gene encoding glucose-1-phosphate thymidylyltransferase RfbA, whose translation MKGIVLAAGLGTRLYPITKSISKQLLPIYDKPMIYYPLSVLLLSGIREILIISSPRDVYRFEALLGDGSQLGVSFSYGVQVKPRGIADAFIIGEKFIGEDNVALVLGDNIFFGHKLTEILQKSALLEVGALIFGYYVKNPKELGVVEFDNENNVISIEEKPSIPKSNYAVPGLYFYDNNVIDIAKNVNPSARGELEITSVNEEYLRRGKLKVQLFEQGMAWLDTGTYDGLMEAANFVEVIQKRQGYNIGCIEEIAYRMGYMDRERLLELSKPLLKTDYGKYLASIAKES comes from the coding sequence ATGAAAGGCATAGTATTAGCAGCAGGATTAGGAACAAGATTATATCCAATTACTAAATCTATATCAAAACAGCTTTTACCAATATATGATAAGCCAATGATATATTACCCATTATCTGTTTTGCTGCTTTCTGGAATAAGGGAAATACTGATTATTTCCAGCCCAAGAGATGTATATAGATTTGAAGCTTTATTAGGAGATGGTAGTCAATTGGGGGTTTCTTTTTCCTATGGAGTTCAAGTGAAACCAAGGGGAATCGCCGATGCATTTATTATAGGTGAAAAATTTATAGGAGAGGATAATGTAGCATTGGTCTTAGGCGATAATATTTTTTTTGGTCATAAGCTTACTGAAATTCTTCAAAAATCTGCTTTATTGGAAGTGGGAGCATTAATATTTGGATATTATGTAAAAAATCCGAAGGAGCTAGGCGTAGTGGAATTCGATAATGAAAATAATGTTATATCCATTGAAGAAAAACCATCAATCCCTAAATCTAACTATGCAGTACCTGGACTATATTTTTATGATAACAATGTGATTGACATTGCTAAAAATGTGAATCCGTCGGCAAGGGGAGAACTTGAAATAACTTCAGTAAATGAAGAATATTTAAGAAGGGGTAAATTAAAGGTACAGTTATTTGAACAAGGTATGGCATGGCTAGACACCGGAACATATGATGGACTTATGGAAGCTGCAAATTTTGTTGAAGTAATCCAAAAAAGACAGGGATACAACATAGGGTGTATTGAAGAAATTGCCTATAGAATGGGATATATGGATAGGGAAAGACTGTTGGAACTATCTAAGCCTCTTTTAAAAACAGATTATGGAAAATATTTGGCTTCCATAGCTAAGGAGTCATAA
- a CDS encoding glycosyltransferase family 2 protein, producing MNYRNMKGVSIITCTNRCKNIDFIFSNYARQLFDKTELIIILNSNDMNLKKWRKKSENYRDVRIYQCHEDKTLGTCKNFAINHTSLEYIAFFDDDDYYGKNYLCQSINAFDDNKCDVVGKATCFIYFEKRNTLALFNPNNENIYASYVMDSSLVIKRKIFKDISFEDDIQPETLFQIMCLKRGYKIYSTDRYNYVVHRHYDPIKEHTWKISDINLLRYSEIVKRNINSYIEYVDR from the coding sequence ATGAATTATAGAAATATGAAGGGAGTTTCAATAATCACATGTACAAATCGATGTAAAAATATTGATTTTATATTTTCTAATTACGCCAGACAGTTATTTGACAAGACGGAATTAATAATAATCTTAAATAGTAATGATATGAACCTAAAGAAGTGGAGGAAAAAATCAGAAAATTATAGGGATGTAAGAATATACCAATGCCATGAGGACAAAACATTGGGTACATGTAAAAACTTTGCAATTAATCATACAAGTCTTGAATACATTGCTTTTTTTGACGATGATGATTATTATGGTAAAAACTACTTGTGTCAATCAATAAATGCATTTGATGATAATAAATGTGATGTAGTTGGAAAAGCCACATGTTTCATATATTTTGAAAAAAGAAATACCCTAGCACTTTTTAACCCTAATAATGAAAATATATATGCCAGTTATGTGATGGACTCAAGCCTAGTAATTAAACGTAAAATATTCAAAGATATAAGCTTTGAAGATGATATACAACCGGAAACACTATTTCAAATCATGTGCTTGAAAAGGGGCTATAAAATATATTCCACTGACAGATATAATTATGTAGTACATAGGCATTATGATCCAATAAAGGAACATACATGGAAAATTAGTGATATCAATCTTTTAAGATATTCAGAAATTGTTAAAAGAAATATAAATAGTTATATAGAATATGTTGATAGATAA
- a CDS encoding glycosyltransferase, producing the protein MKISVIIPTYNYGEFICDSIESVINQTYKDFEIIVVDDGSTDNTPEVVKKYKDRVSYIYKENEGPSSARNYGIKNAKGEYLCFLDSDDIFLPEKLELQAKYMEDHRDDNIGLIYSDYYCVSRKLKIIDYYESIGFSSQIEAIKYLFNYNYINTSTVMIPKTCIDRIGIFNEKYRYLEDYDLWLRLGCNYKFLYINEPLVKTRSHYKNHRNKVGDVEMINNAKKIKEDIRSQLSLMVKEDS; encoded by the coding sequence GTGAAGATAAGTGTTATAATTCCTACTTATAATTATGGAGAATTTATATGTGATAGCATTGAGAGTGTGATTAACCAAACCTATAAAGACTTTGAGATCATAGTAGTGGATGACGGTTCAACTGATAATACGCCGGAGGTAGTAAAAAAATATAAGGATAGGGTTTCATATATTTACAAGGAAAACGAAGGTCCATCTTCCGCTAGAAATTATGGTATCAAAAATGCAAAGGGTGAATATTTATGTTTCCTAGATTCAGATGATATTTTTCTTCCAGAAAAACTAGAGCTTCAAGCTAAATATATGGAGGATCATAGGGATGATAATATTGGATTAATATATTCAGATTATTATTGTGTATCTAGGAAACTTAAAATAATCGATTATTATGAAAGTATAGGTTTCTCAAGTCAGATTGAAGCTATAAAATATTTGTTTAATTATAATTACATTAATACATCTACTGTTATGATACCTAAGACTTGTATTGATAGGATTGGGATATTTAATGAAAAATACAGATATCTTGAGGATTATGACCTTTGGCTTAGGTTAGGGTGCAATTATAAATTTTTGTATATAAATGAACCCCTAGTTAAAACCAGAAGTCATTATAAGAATCATAGGAACAAAGTTGGTGATGTGGAGATGATAAACAATGCTAAAAAAATAAAGGAGGATATTAGGAGTCAGTTATCTTTAATGGTTAAAGAGGATTCATGA